In one window of Candidatus Scalindua sp. DNA:
- a CDS encoding PilT/PilU family type 4a pilus ATPase translates to MEMRKILEEMVRLDASDVYLTVHFPPAYRVDGKITPSETPALKPYDTERLAFDTMTEKQKAIFLEGKEMNLALGLKSLGRFRINVLYQRGSISLVIRQIKLDIKTVDDLQLPEVLKSVIMAKRGLVLVVGGTGSGKSTSLAAMIDYRNTNSHGHIITVEDPIEFIHKHKKSIITQREVGMDTLSFADALKNTLRQAPDVILIGEIRDTNTMESAITFSETGHLCLGTLHANNANQAIERIINFFPSERHDQIYLLLSLNLNSIISQRLIPTIEGGRAAAFEILINSPRIKDLLLKGEIELLKETMSQGNQEGMLTFDQSIFNLYRSKIISYENALAYADSTNDVRLRIKTENLEPEGQQVKQAFKIRE, encoded by the coding sequence ATGGAAATGAGAAAAATTTTGGAAGAGATGGTAAGGCTAGATGCTTCAGACGTCTACCTGACAGTACATTTCCCACCTGCCTACCGTGTAGACGGCAAAATTACACCGAGTGAAACCCCTGCATTGAAGCCGTATGATACAGAGAGGCTTGCCTTTGATACCATGACAGAGAAGCAAAAGGCAATTTTCCTTGAAGGGAAAGAGATGAACCTTGCTCTCGGCCTTAAGTCTCTTGGCCGTTTTCGGATAAATGTGTTATATCAAAGAGGCAGTATCAGCCTTGTTATTCGCCAGATAAAGCTTGATATCAAAACTGTTGATGATTTACAGTTGCCTGAAGTCCTGAAAAGTGTCATAATGGCCAAAAGAGGCCTTGTCCTCGTAGTTGGCGGTACAGGTTCGGGAAAATCTACATCACTTGCGGCCATGATAGACTATAGAAATACAAACTCTCATGGACATATTATTACGGTTGAAGATCCAATTGAATTTATTCACAAACATAAAAAGTCAATAATCACTCAAAGGGAGGTTGGGATGGATACCCTTTCCTTTGCTGATGCCTTAAAAAATACCCTGAGACAGGCACCAGATGTTATTCTCATAGGTGAGATCAGGGATACAAATACCATGGAATCTGCCATAACCTTTTCTGAAACAGGCCATCTTTGCTTAGGCACCCTACACGCAAACAATGCCAATCAGGCGATTGAACGTATTATCAATTTTTTCCCATCAGAAAGGCACGATCAAATATATCTTTTACTCTCGTTAAATCTCAATTCAATTATATCGCAGAGACTGATACCTACAATTGAAGGAGGAAGAGCCGCTGCCTTTGAAATATTAATAAACAGCCCAAGAATAAAAGATTTGCTGCTCAAAGGTGAAATTGAGTTACTGAAAGAAACCATGTCACAGGGCAACCAGGAAGGCATGTTGACATTTGACCAGTCAATATTTAATCTATACAGATCAAAAATAATAAGTTATGAGAATGCACTTGCGTATGCCGACAGTACAAATGATGTCCGGTTAAGGATAAAGACTGAGAATCTGGAACCAGAGGGCCAGCAGGTAAAACAAGCTTTTAAGATTAGGGAATAG
- a CDS encoding TldD/PmbA family protein — protein sequence MRDAIEEKILDLATRKVDSAEVIYEEGESRSISFENNKLKSVHTKSIRGVGLRVIREGKIGFSSTTDFRDPERVVSNAIESAKFGQKAYFEFQSKTQYKDVKLYDEEVVSYPIEKGIQIGREAIEKALTVNPNYECGVSIAKGVGKYRLLNSKGLDVSSQSTSIGLGLDILLVRDSSLLLVSEGESSTKLIKDLDKHTTKALNSLRLAEKECKVATAGYPVIFTSKAIGNLLATFESVCNGKLVQKGASPLTGKLGEKILDERITIYDDSTIDYADGSFICDDEGVPAQKTILYESGVLRNYIYDLQTAGIMNTKSTGNGTRSFASQPSPGNSNIVVETGNMSFEAMIKDLKRGILIDQVLGGGQSNTLAGEFSVNIDLGYLVDNGEIVGRVKDCMIAGNVFDIFNNLIAIGNQSDWHGSLKAPPFYFRSINVAGNKS from the coding sequence ATGAGAGACGCTATAGAAGAAAAGATATTAGACCTCGCCACTAGAAAGGTCGATTCAGCAGAGGTGATTTACGAAGAAGGAGAATCCAGATCTATCAGCTTTGAAAATAATAAGCTGAAGTCCGTTCACACAAAGTCGATTAGAGGAGTTGGCTTGCGGGTGATAAGAGAAGGAAAAATCGGTTTTTCCAGTACAACAGATTTCAGAGATCCCGAGAGGGTTGTCTCAAATGCAATTGAAAGTGCTAAATTTGGTCAGAAAGCATATTTCGAGTTTCAATCAAAAACACAATACAAGGATGTGAAACTCTACGATGAAGAGGTAGTTAGTTATCCGATTGAAAAAGGGATCCAAATTGGCAGGGAGGCGATCGAAAAAGCTCTTACCGTTAACCCAAATTATGAATGTGGGGTTAGTATTGCAAAGGGTGTGGGAAAATATCGTTTACTTAACTCAAAGGGGCTGGACGTGAGTTCTCAATCTACGTCCATCGGCTTAGGCCTCGACATACTATTAGTGAGGGACAGTAGCCTCTTGTTGGTAAGCGAAGGAGAAAGCTCTACAAAATTAATTAAAGATCTTGATAAGCATACCACAAAAGCCCTGAATAGTTTAAGATTGGCAGAAAAGGAGTGTAAGGTTGCAACTGCGGGTTATCCGGTTATCTTTACTTCCAAGGCAATTGGAAATCTTCTCGCAACATTTGAAAGCGTATGTAATGGGAAGTTAGTGCAAAAAGGAGCCTCTCCTTTAACGGGAAAGCTTGGGGAAAAAATACTCGACGAAAGAATTACCATATATGACGACTCAACAATTGACTATGCAGATGGCAGTTTTATCTGTGATGATGAAGGAGTACCTGCACAGAAAACCATACTCTATGAATCCGGAGTCCTGAGAAACTACATTTACGATTTACAAACAGCCGGAATTATGAATACAAAATCTACGGGTAATGGAACAAGAAGCTTTGCATCGCAGCCCTCTCCAGGAAACTCCAATATTGTCGTTGAAACGGGCAACATGAGTTTTGAAGCTATGATTAAGGACCTAAAGCGTGGTATCCTTATCGATCAGGTTTTAGGTGGCGGCCAAAGTAACACGTTGGCGGGAGAATTCTCTGTCAATATTGATCTCGGGTATCTCGTTGATAACGGAGAAATTGTGGGCAGGGTTAAGGATTGCATGATAGCTGGTAATGTATTTGACATTTTCAACAACCTGATAGCCATTGGAAACCAATCAGACTGGCATGGCTCTCTCAAGGCTCCTCCTTTCTATTTTCGATCGATAAATGTTGCAGGAAACAAAAGTTAA
- the tsaE gene encoding tRNA (adenosine(37)-N6)-threonylcarbamoyltransferase complex ATPase subunit type 1 TsaE — translation MNILRKNRYSSSDTTLHIQTNGVAETVMLGCRIGSLLQPGDVIALTGQLGAGKTHIVKGIAEGMGIKDRSVVTSPSYVLMNHYRGRLPIYHFDAYRLDSPDQMYDIDCMEFFWGDGVSVVEWADKITECLPDEQIKIIMRILNQTSRDVLISYYGERYKDFMNGLRVEFRA, via the coding sequence ATGAACATTTTAAGAAAAAATAGATACAGTTCATCTGACACAACGCTTCACATTCAGACAAATGGAGTTGCCGAGACGGTAATGCTTGGATGCCGTATCGGCTCACTATTACAGCCGGGTGATGTTATAGCCCTCACAGGACAGTTAGGTGCAGGAAAGACCCATATAGTAAAAGGTATCGCGGAAGGTATGGGAATAAAAGATAGATCAGTGGTAACCAGCCCGAGTTATGTATTAATGAATCACTATAGAGGGCGGCTGCCAATTTATCATTTCGATGCCTATAGGCTGGATTCACCGGATCAGATGTATGATATTGACTGTATGGAATTTTTTTGGGGGGATGGAGTTTCAGTTGTTGAATGGGCTGATAAGATAACGGAATGTCTCCCTGATGAACAGATAAAGATAATCATGAGAATACTGAATCAAACGTCAAGAGATGTCCTTATCTCGTATTATGGAGAACGGTATAAGGATTTTATGAACGGCCTGAGGGTAGAGTTCCGTGCCTAA
- a CDS encoding ATP-binding protein — protein sequence MPDEDKRKEQLAHKIIKVCQQGKVTMKESNSGCQGERVSSSQDPDPMDQENEVMKTRNLESLGILAGGIAHDFNNILTIISGNISLIRMLVTPEGEIAGRLTEMEKAFLRAKTLTRQLLTFSTGGAPVKRIICISELMRDSALLSLKGTDTRCSFHIPNEPFPVEVDTEQMQQAINNLMINAVQALPEGGNIKVAIENVILGSGNTLPLSKGKYVKITIQDDGIGISPENMQKVFDPYFTTKEINSGLGLSIAYSIIKRQGGYITVTSKKEVGTTFSLYLPAMQQGISFESGVKEKRVRGKTASVIVKKILVMDDKETIRNIVKEMLMYISCEVDVASNGEEAIKLYTKEKESGNPFDAVIMDLMIAEGMGGQETIKRLRKIDPDVKAVVSSGYSSDPVMANYEKYGFAAVLPKPYRLEDLKKILQKVLADTDEQY from the coding sequence GTGCCAGACGAAGACAAGAGAAAAGAACAACTTGCACATAAAATTATAAAGGTGTGTCAACAAGGCAAAGTAACGATGAAAGAGTCAAATTCTGGCTGTCAAGGAGAGAGAGTTTCATCATCCCAAGATCCAGATCCGATGGATCAGGAAAACGAAGTCATGAAAACCAGAAATCTTGAGTCACTTGGTATTCTTGCAGGCGGTATTGCCCATGATTTCAACAACATCCTGACTATTATATCAGGTAATATAAGCCTCATCAGGATGCTGGTAACCCCTGAGGGAGAAATTGCAGGAAGATTGACGGAAATGGAAAAAGCGTTCTTGCGCGCAAAAACCTTGACCCGGCAGCTACTCACCTTTTCCACAGGAGGTGCTCCCGTAAAGAGAATAATTTGCATCTCCGAATTAATGCGTGATTCTGCTCTGCTTTCCCTGAAGGGGACAGACACCAGATGCTCATTTCATATACCGAATGAGCCATTTCCTGTTGAAGTTGATACCGAGCAGATGCAACAGGCAATAAACAACCTGATGATTAATGCTGTTCAAGCCCTGCCAGAAGGGGGAAACATTAAGGTAGCGATAGAGAATGTAATCCTGGGCTCTGGGAACACTTTGCCATTGTCAAAAGGAAAGTATGTAAAGATAACCATACAAGATGATGGTATCGGTATCTCCCCCGAAAACATGCAAAAGGTTTTTGATCCATATTTCACAACCAAAGAGATTAACAGCGGTCTCGGGCTTTCCATCGCGTATTCCATCATCAAAAGACAAGGTGGTTATATTACCGTCACATCTAAAAAGGAGGTTGGTACCACTTTTTCTCTCTACCTGCCTGCTATGCAACAAGGGATCAGTTTTGAGTCAGGTGTAAAAGAAAAGAGAGTAAGAGGTAAGACCGCATCGGTTATTGTTAAGAAAATTCTGGTAATGGATGACAAGGAAACGATTAGGAATATTGTGAAAGAGATGCTGATGTATATTTCTTGTGAAGTTGACGTAGCAAGTAACGGTGAAGAAGCCATAAAGCTCTACACAAAGGAGAAAGAATCCGGAAACCCTTTTGATGCAGTTATCATGGATCTGATGATAGCAGAGGGTATGGGTGGTCAGGAAACAATAAAAAGGTTGAGAAAAATTGATCCAGATGTTAAAGCTGTTGTTTCGAGCGGTTATTCAAGTGACCCTGTTATGGCAAATTATGAAAAATACGGTTTTGCTGCCGTACTTCCGAAACCATATAGACTCGAAGACTTGAAGAAGATTTTGCAGAAAGTACTAGCAGATACTGACGAGCAGTACTGA
- the mutL gene encoding DNA mismatch repair endonuclease MutL → MPNIKILSQIIVNQIAAGEVIERPASVIKELVENSIDAGASRIEIQLEDSGKKLIRVSDNGIGMERDDVELAFQSHATSKLKKAEDIFSIDTLGFRGEALPSIGSISQARIVSCPKGALTGSEIMIEGGNLHVVKEKGAPEGTQVEVYNLFYNTPARRKFLKSTQTEMSHISEMVTRFALAYPKIHFSTLHNGKNVSLFPSARDTRERIETIFGNEMCKEIISISAEEPEVSIYGYVMPPTHTRPNSKMQFIFLNGRFIRDSSILHAINNAYRNLLMTKRSPIVFLFLHVDSKEVDVNVHPTKREVRFRNAGVIHDQVYSVIHSALRQAEFQPSLQMENQALYPELEILPGRKEESVMESISDYFSESLERKIDSQAGSYENRQSNEYAAPPLDQFQPSRNTLLTSFLQIHNSYIVEETDEGLNIIDQHALHEIILYHEICDRIKTSKLVTQNLLIPELIELRPAEYVAIMSLKDELNTLGLEIEEFGKSTIAIRTHPQILKNLDYSDFIQCLLEEINRNELRINTDDILSKVVKILACKGAVKSGQKLSSLEIQELLGKKKKSSMTNFCPHGRPTTLEFKIAALEKQFKRK, encoded by the coding sequence GTGCCTAATATAAAGATTTTATCGCAAATAATTGTAAATCAAATAGCTGCAGGTGAAGTTATTGAACGTCCTGCTTCAGTGATTAAAGAGCTCGTTGAAAATTCAATTGATGCAGGTGCTTCTCGAATCGAAATCCAGCTGGAAGATAGTGGGAAAAAACTGATCAGGGTTTCAGATAACGGTATCGGCATGGAAAGAGATGATGTCGAATTGGCATTTCAAAGTCATGCTACCAGTAAGCTGAAGAAGGCGGAAGATATTTTTTCCATTGATACGCTGGGGTTTCGGGGTGAAGCGCTTCCGAGTATTGGTTCGATATCTCAGGCAAGAATAGTATCGTGCCCCAAGGGTGCTTTAACAGGATCAGAAATTATGATTGAGGGCGGAAATCTCCATGTGGTAAAGGAGAAAGGGGCTCCTGAGGGTACACAGGTAGAGGTGTACAATCTATTTTACAATACACCAGCCAGGCGGAAGTTCCTGAAAAGCACACAAACAGAAATGTCCCACATCTCTGAAATGGTCACAAGATTTGCGCTTGCGTACCCAAAGATACATTTCAGTACCCTGCACAACGGGAAAAATGTTTCCCTTTTTCCTTCTGCCAGAGACACGAGAGAAAGGATTGAAACGATTTTTGGAAATGAGATGTGCAAAGAGATTATATCCATAAGTGCTGAGGAACCAGAGGTTTCAATATACGGATATGTTATGCCTCCCACCCATACCCGTCCTAACAGCAAAATGCAGTTTATCTTTCTCAACGGAAGGTTTATAAGGGATAGTAGTATACTTCATGCAATAAACAATGCCTATCGAAACCTTTTAATGACAAAAAGATCTCCTATCGTCTTCCTGTTTCTTCATGTCGATAGCAAAGAGGTTGATGTCAATGTCCATCCAACGAAGAGAGAAGTAAGATTCAGGAATGCAGGGGTTATCCATGATCAGGTCTATTCAGTAATTCATTCCGCTTTAAGACAAGCAGAATTTCAACCCTCATTGCAGATGGAAAACCAGGCTCTGTATCCTGAATTAGAAATTCTACCAGGGAGGAAAGAAGAATCAGTGATGGAGTCGATATCAGATTATTTTTCAGAATCGCTAGAGAGAAAGATTGATTCGCAGGCGGGTTCTTATGAGAATCGACAGAGCAATGAATACGCTGCACCGCCCCTGGATCAATTCCAGCCTTCCAGGAACACTCTCTTAACCTCATTTTTGCAGATCCACAACTCTTACATCGTAGAAGAAACGGATGAGGGTTTAAACATTATCGATCAACACGCCCTTCATGAGATCATTCTTTACCATGAGATATGTGATCGTATTAAAACTTCAAAACTGGTTACGCAAAACCTCTTGATCCCGGAGCTGATTGAGTTAAGGCCAGCTGAATACGTTGCGATTATGAGTCTTAAGGATGAGTTAAATACACTGGGGCTGGAGATAGAAGAATTTGGTAAGAGCACCATAGCCATCAGGACTCATCCGCAAATCCTAAAAAATCTGGATTACAGTGATTTTATTCAGTGCCTGCTGGAGGAAATCAACAGGAATGAATTAAGAATAAATACCGATGATATTCTCAGCAAAGTCGTGAAGATATTAGCCTGTAAAGGTGCTGTTAAATCTGGACAGAAACTGAGTTCGCTAGAAATTCAGGAGCTTCTTGGCAAAAAGAAAAAAAGCTCAATGACGAATTTTTGTCCGCACGGTCGTCCGACAACCCTGGAATTCAAGATAGCTGCGTTAGAAAAACAGTTTAAGAGAAAATAA
- a CDS encoding thiamine-phosphate kinase yields MKEFTFINWIKKQQKRDKNIAIDIGDDCASIKINDSNLLLITSDMLVEGTHFELKKTSAGQVGRKSIACSISDIAAMGCIAKYAVVSLCFPQETKTRFAKELFMGMKAIADEFDIKIIGGDVVSNKHLFAVNVTMLGENSGLKPVTRAASRVGDAVLVTGTLGGSIVKKHLTFTPRLREGFILNKKFKINAMIDISDGLVADLHHILVASGTGAELYEDKIPVSSDADRLSRKTGRSAFDHALYDGEDYELLFTLSEAESVKLLDSNVFSTRLSRIGRIKKTRGIDLYHSNGEVKELLPMGYEHFKKK; encoded by the coding sequence ATGAAAGAATTCACCTTCATAAATTGGATAAAAAAACAGCAAAAACGGGACAAAAACATTGCCATTGACATAGGCGATGATTGTGCCTCGATAAAAATTAATGATAGTAATTTGCTCCTCATCACATCAGATATGTTGGTAGAGGGCACACACTTTGAGCTAAAAAAGACTTCAGCCGGCCAGGTGGGGAGAAAGTCGATTGCGTGCAGTATCAGTGACATTGCGGCCATGGGTTGTATAGCCAAATATGCTGTGGTTTCTCTCTGCTTCCCTCAAGAAACAAAAACACGGTTTGCAAAAGAGCTGTTTATGGGGATGAAGGCGATAGCCGATGAGTTTGATATTAAGATAATAGGTGGCGATGTTGTGAGCAACAAACACCTGTTTGCCGTTAACGTAACGATGCTTGGAGAAAATAGTGGGTTAAAGCCGGTGACACGAGCAGCTTCGAGAGTGGGTGATGCGGTACTGGTAACGGGTACACTTGGAGGTTCGATAGTGAAAAAGCACTTAACCTTTACACCTCGCCTGAGAGAAGGGTTTATTTTGAACAAAAAATTCAAGATAAACGCTATGATAGATATCAGCGACGGTCTCGTGGCTGATCTGCATCATATCCTCGTGGCGAGTGGGACAGGTGCGGAATTATATGAGGATAAAATACCGGTATCTTCTGATGCTGATCGATTGTCCCGTAAAACAGGCCGAAGCGCCTTTGACCATGCACTTTATGACGGTGAAGACTATGAACTGCTCTTTACTCTTTCCGAGGCTGAATCAGTGAAGCTGCTTGATTCAAACGTATTTTCCACACGTTTATCAAGAATTGGCCGCATTAAAAAGACCCGGGGCATAGACTTATACCATTCAAATGGAGAGGTAAAGGAGTTATTACCAATGGGGTATGAACATTTTAAGAAAAAATAG
- a CDS encoding type IV pilus twitching motility protein PilT, whose amino-acid sequence MDITELLKFTKEQNASDLHISAGEPPAVRKDGDLQKLDSPPLDKETVHTVLYEILNDKQRKIFEETMELDFAISFGETSRYRVNAFMQSRGEGIVFRTIPIKIPTLTQLGLPEILGRIAKKEKGLVLVTGPTGSGKSTTLAGMIELVNTEDKVHIITVEDPIEFQYEPKKALINQRELGPHTKSFANALRSALREDPDVILVGEMRDLETISLAITAAETGHLVFGTLHTSSAPKTIDRIIDVFPADQQSQIRAMFSESILAVISQNLVKRKDRSGRVAALEIMVVTPAIRNLIREGKVAQIHSAIQTGKQFGMQTMDNALRELYENGIVELDDIQKLLTNPDIIR is encoded by the coding sequence AGAAACTGGATTCACCGCCCCTTGATAAAGAAACAGTACATACTGTCTTATATGAAATCCTCAATGACAAGCAACGTAAAATTTTTGAAGAAACAATGGAATTGGATTTTGCCATATCATTTGGCGAAACGTCTCGCTACAGGGTAAATGCCTTTATGCAAAGCAGAGGGGAAGGTATCGTATTCAGGACAATTCCAATCAAAATTCCAACCTTAACGCAATTAGGCCTTCCTGAAATCCTTGGAAGAATCGCAAAAAAAGAGAAGGGACTGGTGCTCGTAACAGGGCCAACGGGCAGTGGCAAGTCTACCACCCTTGCAGGCATGATAGAGCTCGTCAATACCGAAGATAAAGTACACATAATCACAGTTGAAGACCCCATTGAATTTCAATATGAGCCCAAAAAAGCCCTCATAAATCAGAGAGAACTTGGTCCTCACACCAAGAGCTTTGCAAATGCATTGCGTTCAGCATTAAGGGAAGATCCTGATGTGATATTGGTTGGAGAAATGAGGGATCTGGAAACAATCTCTCTGGCCATAACTGCTGCTGAGACAGGCCACCTGGTTTTTGGCACTCTGCATACCTCAAGCGCGCCAAAAACAATTGACAGGATCATAGACGTCTTCCCTGCGGACCAGCAATCACAAATCAGGGCAATGTTTTCAGAATCAATCCTTGCCGTTATCAGCCAGAATCTTGTAAAACGAAAAGATAGATCAGGCAGGGTGGCAGCTCTGGAAATAATGGTTGTAACCCCTGCCATAAGAAATCTCATCAGAGAAGGGAAGGTTGCCCAAATACACTCTGCCATACAAACGGGGAAACAATTTGGAATGCAGACGATGGATAATGCCTTACGAGAGCTTTATGAAAACGGGATTGTTGAATTAGATGATATCCAGAAATTATTGACAAACCCCGATATCATAAGATGA